A single Oryzias melastigma strain HK-1 linkage group LG24, ASM292280v2, whole genome shotgun sequence DNA region contains:
- the LOC118598133 gene encoding uncharacterized protein LOC118598133 isoform X2, translating into MFKKTEPHDACAASVQTIGTKFQTDSLMQILSREDLQRLFPGAEHLKLRKTIYEILHDQKQTQEFLKYLKSCIHQNSLNDAAVTVYLQRINNIKDQLDQMQTVLEAHKMQKDINKSQVSQKGSSSDTKALMKTNGMQREEQRRFSFLPFFSSLFSSVDDPPPKISETVKYKMVVGDKTFGAHLQLLDQIQTSGLNLIKGKDEESCITIVFCPLTSRIGTDAEAAMRTVPADDRVILVLMHYSQEPKNVSSLKVLPHHPNIVSEVQVFYHDRKNGLLRCEQNEKAVIELKEELIKYSRPQCSGPNYENQSNSFTFL; encoded by the exons ATGTTTAAGAAAACAGAACCCCACGACGCATGCGCAGCTTCTGTTCAAACCATTGGGACAA AGTTCCAGACTGACTCGTTGATGCAGATTCTGTCAAGAGAAGACTTACAAAGGCTGTTTCCTGGAGCAGAACATCTAAAGCTGAGAAAGACCATCTATGAAATCCTTCATGATCAG AAGCAAACTCAGGAGTTCCTGAAATATCTTAAAAGTTGTATCCATCAAAACTCTCTCAACG ATGCTGCTGTGACAGTATACCTTCAAAGGATAAACAACATAAAGGATCAGCTGGATCAGATGCAGACTGTCCTTGAAGCTCATAAAATGCAAAAGGACATCAACAAAAGCCAGGTTTCtcaaaaag GTTCCTCATCAGACACCAAAGCGCTCATGAAAACCAATGGGATGCAAAGAG AAGAACAACGCAGATTTAGCTTTTTACCGTTCTTCAgcagtttattttcttcagtCGATGATCCCCCACCGAAAATCTCAG AAACAGTGAAGTACAAGATGGTGGTCGGTGATAAAACCTTTGGAGCTCATCTTCAGCTTTTGGACCAAATTCAGACTTCAGGATTAAATCTGATTAAGGGAAAGGATGAAGAAAGCTGCATCACCATCGTTTTCTGTCCTCTTACATCTCGGATTGGAACAGACGCTGAAGCAGCCATGAGGACGGTTCCAG CTGATGATCGCGTCATTCTGGTCCTCATGCATTACTCCCAGGAGCCCAAAAATGTTTCCTCCTTAAAAGTTTTACCTCATCACCCTAACATTGTCTCTGAGGTCCAGGTTTTCTACCATGACAGAAAGAACGGTTTATTGAGgtgtgaacaaaatgaaaaagctgtcATTGAGTTAAAGGAAGAACTAATAAAGTATAGCAGACCACAATGTTCTGGACCCAACTATGAAAACCAAAGCAACAGTTTTACTTTCCTTTAA
- the LOC112158140 gene encoding uncharacterized protein LOC112158140 isoform X1, with the protein MSTQLQEIHNDNASATAALKELDVQTDSEMQTQTTKEEPKQIGGQDNRNDQKQTSQLQEERGEVTQPDSLKDPEVQTDSGIQTKTPQEEHHELLAGPDDRNIQKPTSQLQVEHGEVTHPDSSRDPEVQTDSGIQTKTPQEEHHELLAGPDNRNIQKPTSQLQVEHGEVTHPDSSRDVQTDPKIQTPQEGHHEPSAGQDDRNIQKPTSQIQDERGEVTKQDSPRASSTEDETVLTLLQEIEKQENIKEAASVLKELGIQTDSQIKSLTPEDLNELFPGLDKLKFRKIIFQIIHHKNSTDQLLEKPEGVAQRQFLMDECLEKITYLKKQLDEALTEAQVNTAENFRKRLDFKKDPHFQTDLVFQTLTREDLQKLFPGRNNFMLRKTMFEILRNLPNDLLLGESGDVTQQDAAEADDHVRIKNMKDQLDRMTAVLEKEEKGSDRSSSQRSLLNLSGSSKDLSADDRDRIKNMKDQLDRMTAVIEKGYSPDSTDPTTTHEKHNEREKGNDFLSSLRSLWFGSSQKHSVKCKMVVCGQTFGAHRQLLDQIQTPDLNLIKGKDGESCITFVFCPVVSRTGTDAEAAMKMVPGDVPVILVLMHHSQEPKHVSSSKVLTSYSNVVLEVNIFYHDRKNGLLVCEQNKNAVIELRKTLNNYRAPSPESNKKGSK; encoded by the exons ATGTCGACTCAACTTCAGGAAATACATAATGACAACGCAAGTGCAACTGCTGCACTGAAAG AGCTAGATGTCCAAACAGACTCAGAGATGCAAACCCAGACTACAAAAGAGGAGCCTAAGCAGATAGGTGGACAAGACAATCGAAATGATCAG AAGCAAACAAGTCAGCTCCAGGAAGAACGTGGAGAAGTTACCCAACCAGACTCTCTCAAGG ACCCAGAAGTCCAAACAGACTCAGGGATTCAAACCAAAACTCCACAAGAGGAGCATCATGAACTGTTAGCTGGACCAGACGATCGAAATATTCAG AAGCCAACAAGTCAACTCCAGGTAGAACATGGAGAAGTTACCCATCCAGACTCTTCCAGGG ACCCAGAAGTCCAAACAGACTCAGGGATTCAAACCAAAACTCCACAAGAGGAGCATCATGAGCTGTTAGCTGGACCAGACAATCGAAATATTCAG AAGCCAACAAGTCAACTCCAGGTAGAACATGGAGAAGTTACCCATCCAGACTCTTCCAGGG ATGTCCAGACAGACCCAAAGATCCAAACTCCACAGGAGGGGCATCATGAGCCGTCTGCTGGACAAGACGATCGAAATATTCAG AAGCCAACAAGTCAGATCCAGGATGAACGTGGAGAAGTTACCAAACAAGACTCTCCCAGGG cttcttCTACAGAGGATGAAACAGTGTTGACTCTGCTTCaggaaatagaaaaacaagaaaacatcaaagaagCAGCTTCTGTACTGAAAG AGCTTGGTATCCAGACTGACTCACAGATCAAGAGTTTGACTCCAGAAGACTTGAATGAGCTGTTTCCTGGATTAGATAAACTGAAGTTTAGAAAGATCATCTTTCAAATAATTCATCATAAG AATTCGACAGATCAGCTCCTGGAAAAACCTGAGGGTGTTGCCCAACGTCAGTTTCTAATGG ATGAGTGTCTTGAAAAGATAACGTACCTAAAGAAGCAGCTCGATGAGGCTTTAACTGAAGCTCAGGTCAATACGGCAGAGAACTTCAGGAAAcgtctggattttaaaaaag accCACATTTCCAGACTGACTTGGTGTTCCAGACCTTGACTCGAGAAGACCTGCAGAAGCTTTTTCCTGGACGAAATAATTTTATGTTGAGAAAGACCATGTTTGAAATACTTCGTAATCTG CCAAATGATCTACTTCTGGGAGAAAGTGGAGATGTTACCCAACAAGACGCCGCTGAAG CAGACGACCATGTCAGGATAAAGAACATGAAGGATCAGCTGGATAGGATGACGGCTGTCCTTGAAAAAG aagaaaaaggaaGTGACCGAAGCAGTTCACAGAGGTCTCTCCTAAATTTGAGTGGTTCGTCAAAGGACCTTTCAG cAGACGACCGTGACAGGATAAAGAACATGAAGGATCAGCTGGATAGGATGACGGCTGTCATTGAAAAAG GTTATTCCCCAGACTCTACTGATCCCACAACAACCCATGAGAAGCACAATGAAA GAGAAAAAGGAAATGACTTCCTCAGTTCATTGAGGTCTCTCTGGTTTGGTTCGTCACAGAAACATTCAG TGAAATGCAAGATGGTGGTCTGTGGTCAAACCTTTGGAGCTCATCGTCAGCTTCTGGACCAAATTCAAACTCCAGACTTAAATCTGATAAAGGGAAAAGATGGGGAAAGCTGCATAACCTTCGTTTTCTGTCCTGTTGTGTCTCGGACTGGAACAGATGCTGAAGCAGCCATGAAGATGGTTCCAG GTGATGTTCCAGTCATTCTGGTCTTGATGCATCACTCCCAAGAGCCCAAACATGTTTCTTCTTCTAAAGTCTTGACTAGTTACTCTAACGTTGTTTTGGAGGTCAATATTTTCTACCATGACAGAAAGAATGGTTTACTGGTatgtgaacaaaacaaaaatgctgtcATTGAGTTAcggaaaacattaaataattacaGAGCACCAAGTCCTGAATCTAACAAAAAAGGATCAAAGTAA
- the LOC112158140 gene encoding uncharacterized protein LOC112158140 isoform X3 — MSTQLQEIHNDNASATAALKELDVQTDSEMQTQTTKEEPKQIGGQDNRNDQKQTSQLQEERGEVTQPDSLKDPEVQTDSGIQTKTPQEEHHELLAGPDDRNIQKPTSQLQVEHGEVTHPDSSRDPEVQTDSGIQTKTPQEEHHELLAGPDNRNIQKPTSQLQVEHGEVTHPDSSRDVQTDPKIQTPQEGHHEPSAGQDDRNIQKPTSQIQDERGEVTKQDSPRASSTEDETVLTLLQEIEKQENIKEAASVLKELGIQTDSQIKSLTPEDLNELFPGLDKLKFRKIIFQIIHHKNSTDQLLEKPEGVAQRQFLMDECLEKITYLKKQLDEALTEAQVNTAENFRKRLDFKKDPHFQTDLVFQTLTREDLQKLFPGRNNFMLRKTMFEILRNLPNDLLLGESGDVTQQDAAEDDHVRIKNMKDQLDRMTAVLEKEEKGSDRSSSQRSLLNLSGSSKDLSADDRDRIKNMKDQLDRMTAVIEKGYSPDSTDPTTTHEKHNEREKGNDFLSSLRSLWFGSSQKHSVKCKMVVCGQTFGAHRQLLDQIQTPDLNLIKGKDGESCITFVFCPVVSRTGTDAEAAMKMVPGDVPVILVLMHHSQEPKHVSSSKVLTSYSNVVLEVNIFYHDRKNGLLVCEQNKNAVIELRKTLNNYRAPSPESNKKGSK, encoded by the exons ATGTCGACTCAACTTCAGGAAATACATAATGACAACGCAAGTGCAACTGCTGCACTGAAAG AGCTAGATGTCCAAACAGACTCAGAGATGCAAACCCAGACTACAAAAGAGGAGCCTAAGCAGATAGGTGGACAAGACAATCGAAATGATCAG AAGCAAACAAGTCAGCTCCAGGAAGAACGTGGAGAAGTTACCCAACCAGACTCTCTCAAGG ACCCAGAAGTCCAAACAGACTCAGGGATTCAAACCAAAACTCCACAAGAGGAGCATCATGAACTGTTAGCTGGACCAGACGATCGAAATATTCAG AAGCCAACAAGTCAACTCCAGGTAGAACATGGAGAAGTTACCCATCCAGACTCTTCCAGGG ACCCAGAAGTCCAAACAGACTCAGGGATTCAAACCAAAACTCCACAAGAGGAGCATCATGAGCTGTTAGCTGGACCAGACAATCGAAATATTCAG AAGCCAACAAGTCAACTCCAGGTAGAACATGGAGAAGTTACCCATCCAGACTCTTCCAGGG ATGTCCAGACAGACCCAAAGATCCAAACTCCACAGGAGGGGCATCATGAGCCGTCTGCTGGACAAGACGATCGAAATATTCAG AAGCCAACAAGTCAGATCCAGGATGAACGTGGAGAAGTTACCAAACAAGACTCTCCCAGGG cttcttCTACAGAGGATGAAACAGTGTTGACTCTGCTTCaggaaatagaaaaacaagaaaacatcaaagaagCAGCTTCTGTACTGAAAG AGCTTGGTATCCAGACTGACTCACAGATCAAGAGTTTGACTCCAGAAGACTTGAATGAGCTGTTTCCTGGATTAGATAAACTGAAGTTTAGAAAGATCATCTTTCAAATAATTCATCATAAG AATTCGACAGATCAGCTCCTGGAAAAACCTGAGGGTGTTGCCCAACGTCAGTTTCTAATGG ATGAGTGTCTTGAAAAGATAACGTACCTAAAGAAGCAGCTCGATGAGGCTTTAACTGAAGCTCAGGTCAATACGGCAGAGAACTTCAGGAAAcgtctggattttaaaaaag accCACATTTCCAGACTGACTTGGTGTTCCAGACCTTGACTCGAGAAGACCTGCAGAAGCTTTTTCCTGGACGAAATAATTTTATGTTGAGAAAGACCATGTTTGAAATACTTCGTAATCTG CCAAATGATCTACTTCTGGGAGAAAGTGGAGATGTTACCCAACAAGACGCCGCTGAAG ACGACCATGTCAGGATAAAGAACATGAAGGATCAGCTGGATAGGATGACGGCTGTCCTTGAAAAAG aagaaaaaggaaGTGACCGAAGCAGTTCACAGAGGTCTCTCCTAAATTTGAGTGGTTCGTCAAAGGACCTTTCAG cAGACGACCGTGACAGGATAAAGAACATGAAGGATCAGCTGGATAGGATGACGGCTGTCATTGAAAAAG GTTATTCCCCAGACTCTACTGATCCCACAACAACCCATGAGAAGCACAATGAAA GAGAAAAAGGAAATGACTTCCTCAGTTCATTGAGGTCTCTCTGGTTTGGTTCGTCACAGAAACATTCAG TGAAATGCAAGATGGTGGTCTGTGGTCAAACCTTTGGAGCTCATCGTCAGCTTCTGGACCAAATTCAAACTCCAGACTTAAATCTGATAAAGGGAAAAGATGGGGAAAGCTGCATAACCTTCGTTTTCTGTCCTGTTGTGTCTCGGACTGGAACAGATGCTGAAGCAGCCATGAAGATGGTTCCAG GTGATGTTCCAGTCATTCTGGTCTTGATGCATCACTCCCAAGAGCCCAAACATGTTTCTTCTTCTAAAGTCTTGACTAGTTACTCTAACGTTGTTTTGGAGGTCAATATTTTCTACCATGACAGAAAGAATGGTTTACTGGTatgtgaacaaaacaaaaatgctgtcATTGAGTTAcggaaaacattaaataattacaGAGCACCAAGTCCTGAATCTAACAAAAAAGGATCAAAGTAA
- the LOC112158140 gene encoding uncharacterized protein LOC112158140 isoform X2, producing MSTQLQEIHNDNASATAALKELDVQTDSEMQTQTTKEEPKQIGGQDNRNDQKQTSQLQEERGEVTQPDSLKDPEVQTDSGIQTKTPQEEHHELLAGPDDRNIQKPTSQLQVEHGEVTHPDSSRDPEVQTDSGIQTKTPQEEHHELLAGPDNRNIQKPTSQLQVEHGEVTHPDSSRDVQTDPKIQTPQEGHHEPSAGQDDRNIQKPTSQIQDERGEVTKQDSPRASSTEDETVLTLLQEIEKQENIKEAASVLKELGIQTDSQIKSLTPEDLNELFPGLDKLKFRKIIFQIIHHKNSTDQLLEKPEGVAQRQFLMDECLEKITYLKKQLDEALTEAQVNTAENFRKRLDFKKDPHFQTDLVFQTLTREDLQKLFPGRNNFMLRKTMFEILRNLPNDLLLGESGDVTQQDAAEADDHVRIKNMKDQLDRMTAVLEKEEKGSDRSSSQRSLLNLSGSSKDLSDDRDRIKNMKDQLDRMTAVIEKGYSPDSTDPTTTHEKHNEREKGNDFLSSLRSLWFGSSQKHSVKCKMVVCGQTFGAHRQLLDQIQTPDLNLIKGKDGESCITFVFCPVVSRTGTDAEAAMKMVPGDVPVILVLMHHSQEPKHVSSSKVLTSYSNVVLEVNIFYHDRKNGLLVCEQNKNAVIELRKTLNNYRAPSPESNKKGSK from the exons ATGTCGACTCAACTTCAGGAAATACATAATGACAACGCAAGTGCAACTGCTGCACTGAAAG AGCTAGATGTCCAAACAGACTCAGAGATGCAAACCCAGACTACAAAAGAGGAGCCTAAGCAGATAGGTGGACAAGACAATCGAAATGATCAG AAGCAAACAAGTCAGCTCCAGGAAGAACGTGGAGAAGTTACCCAACCAGACTCTCTCAAGG ACCCAGAAGTCCAAACAGACTCAGGGATTCAAACCAAAACTCCACAAGAGGAGCATCATGAACTGTTAGCTGGACCAGACGATCGAAATATTCAG AAGCCAACAAGTCAACTCCAGGTAGAACATGGAGAAGTTACCCATCCAGACTCTTCCAGGG ACCCAGAAGTCCAAACAGACTCAGGGATTCAAACCAAAACTCCACAAGAGGAGCATCATGAGCTGTTAGCTGGACCAGACAATCGAAATATTCAG AAGCCAACAAGTCAACTCCAGGTAGAACATGGAGAAGTTACCCATCCAGACTCTTCCAGGG ATGTCCAGACAGACCCAAAGATCCAAACTCCACAGGAGGGGCATCATGAGCCGTCTGCTGGACAAGACGATCGAAATATTCAG AAGCCAACAAGTCAGATCCAGGATGAACGTGGAGAAGTTACCAAACAAGACTCTCCCAGGG cttcttCTACAGAGGATGAAACAGTGTTGACTCTGCTTCaggaaatagaaaaacaagaaaacatcaaagaagCAGCTTCTGTACTGAAAG AGCTTGGTATCCAGACTGACTCACAGATCAAGAGTTTGACTCCAGAAGACTTGAATGAGCTGTTTCCTGGATTAGATAAACTGAAGTTTAGAAAGATCATCTTTCAAATAATTCATCATAAG AATTCGACAGATCAGCTCCTGGAAAAACCTGAGGGTGTTGCCCAACGTCAGTTTCTAATGG ATGAGTGTCTTGAAAAGATAACGTACCTAAAGAAGCAGCTCGATGAGGCTTTAACTGAAGCTCAGGTCAATACGGCAGAGAACTTCAGGAAAcgtctggattttaaaaaag accCACATTTCCAGACTGACTTGGTGTTCCAGACCTTGACTCGAGAAGACCTGCAGAAGCTTTTTCCTGGACGAAATAATTTTATGTTGAGAAAGACCATGTTTGAAATACTTCGTAATCTG CCAAATGATCTACTTCTGGGAGAAAGTGGAGATGTTACCCAACAAGACGCCGCTGAAG CAGACGACCATGTCAGGATAAAGAACATGAAGGATCAGCTGGATAGGATGACGGCTGTCCTTGAAAAAG aagaaaaaggaaGTGACCGAAGCAGTTCACAGAGGTCTCTCCTAAATTTGAGTGGTTCGTCAAAGGACCTTTCAG ACGACCGTGACAGGATAAAGAACATGAAGGATCAGCTGGATAGGATGACGGCTGTCATTGAAAAAG GTTATTCCCCAGACTCTACTGATCCCACAACAACCCATGAGAAGCACAATGAAA GAGAAAAAGGAAATGACTTCCTCAGTTCATTGAGGTCTCTCTGGTTTGGTTCGTCACAGAAACATTCAG TGAAATGCAAGATGGTGGTCTGTGGTCAAACCTTTGGAGCTCATCGTCAGCTTCTGGACCAAATTCAAACTCCAGACTTAAATCTGATAAAGGGAAAAGATGGGGAAAGCTGCATAACCTTCGTTTTCTGTCCTGTTGTGTCTCGGACTGGAACAGATGCTGAAGCAGCCATGAAGATGGTTCCAG GTGATGTTCCAGTCATTCTGGTCTTGATGCATCACTCCCAAGAGCCCAAACATGTTTCTTCTTCTAAAGTCTTGACTAGTTACTCTAACGTTGTTTTGGAGGTCAATATTTTCTACCATGACAGAAAGAATGGTTTACTGGTatgtgaacaaaacaaaaatgctgtcATTGAGTTAcggaaaacattaaataattacaGAGCACCAAGTCCTGAATCTAACAAAAAAGGATCAAAGTAA
- the LOC118598133 gene encoding uncharacterized protein LOC118598133 isoform X1 → MFKKTEPHDACAASVQTIGTKFQTDSLMQILSREDLQRLFPGAEHLKLRKTIYEILHDQKQTQEFLKYLKSCIHQNSLNDAAVTVYLQRINNIKDQLDQMQTVLEAHKMQKDINKSQVSQKGSSSDTKALMKTNGMQRGASLLYKNKKEQRRFSFLPFFSSLFSSVDDPPPKISETVKYKMVVGDKTFGAHLQLLDQIQTSGLNLIKGKDEESCITIVFCPLTSRIGTDAEAAMRTVPADDRVILVLMHYSQEPKNVSSLKVLPHHPNIVSEVQVFYHDRKNGLLRCEQNEKAVIELKEELIKYSRPQCSGPNYENQSNSFTFL, encoded by the exons ATGTTTAAGAAAACAGAACCCCACGACGCATGCGCAGCTTCTGTTCAAACCATTGGGACAA AGTTCCAGACTGACTCGTTGATGCAGATTCTGTCAAGAGAAGACTTACAAAGGCTGTTTCCTGGAGCAGAACATCTAAAGCTGAGAAAGACCATCTATGAAATCCTTCATGATCAG AAGCAAACTCAGGAGTTCCTGAAATATCTTAAAAGTTGTATCCATCAAAACTCTCTCAACG ATGCTGCTGTGACAGTATACCTTCAAAGGATAAACAACATAAAGGATCAGCTGGATCAGATGCAGACTGTCCTTGAAGCTCATAAAATGCAAAAGGACATCAACAAAAGCCAGGTTTCtcaaaaag GTTCCTCATCAGACACCAAAGCGCTCATGAAAACCAATGGGATGCAAAGAGGTGCAAgtcttttatataaaaataaaa AAGAACAACGCAGATTTAGCTTTTTACCGTTCTTCAgcagtttattttcttcagtCGATGATCCCCCACCGAAAATCTCAG AAACAGTGAAGTACAAGATGGTGGTCGGTGATAAAACCTTTGGAGCTCATCTTCAGCTTTTGGACCAAATTCAGACTTCAGGATTAAATCTGATTAAGGGAAAGGATGAAGAAAGCTGCATCACCATCGTTTTCTGTCCTCTTACATCTCGGATTGGAACAGACGCTGAAGCAGCCATGAGGACGGTTCCAG CTGATGATCGCGTCATTCTGGTCCTCATGCATTACTCCCAGGAGCCCAAAAATGTTTCCTCCTTAAAAGTTTTACCTCATCACCCTAACATTGTCTCTGAGGTCCAGGTTTTCTACCATGACAGAAAGAACGGTTTATTGAGgtgtgaacaaaatgaaaaagctgtcATTGAGTTAAAGGAAGAACTAATAAAGTATAGCAGACCACAATGTTCTGGACCCAACTATGAAAACCAAAGCAACAGTTTTACTTTCCTTTAA
- the LOC112158140 gene encoding uncharacterized protein LOC112158140 isoform X4: MSTQLQEIHNDNASATAALKELDVQTDSEMQTQTTKEEPKQIGGQDNRNDQKQTSQLQEERGEVTQPDSLKDPEVQTDSGIQTKTPQEEHHELLAGPDDRNIQKPTSQLQVEHGEVTHPDSSRDPEVQTDSGIQTKTPQEEHHELLAGPDNRNIQKPTSQLQVEHGEVTHPDSSRDVQTDPKIQTPQEGHHEPSAGQDDRNIQKPTSQIQDERGEVTKQDSPREDETVLTLLQEIEKQENIKEAASVLKELGIQTDSQIKSLTPEDLNELFPGLDKLKFRKIIFQIIHHKNSTDQLLEKPEGVAQRQFLMDECLEKITYLKKQLDEALTEAQVNTAENFRKRLDFKKDPHFQTDLVFQTLTREDLQKLFPGRNNFMLRKTMFEILRNLPNDLLLGESGDVTQQDAAEADDHVRIKNMKDQLDRMTAVLEKEEKGSDRSSSQRSLLNLSGSSKDLSADDRDRIKNMKDQLDRMTAVIEKGYSPDSTDPTTTHEKHNEREKGNDFLSSLRSLWFGSSQKHSVKCKMVVCGQTFGAHRQLLDQIQTPDLNLIKGKDGESCITFVFCPVVSRTGTDAEAAMKMVPGDVPVILVLMHHSQEPKHVSSSKVLTSYSNVVLEVNIFYHDRKNGLLVCEQNKNAVIELRKTLNNYRAPSPESNKKGSK, from the exons ATGTCGACTCAACTTCAGGAAATACATAATGACAACGCAAGTGCAACTGCTGCACTGAAAG AGCTAGATGTCCAAACAGACTCAGAGATGCAAACCCAGACTACAAAAGAGGAGCCTAAGCAGATAGGTGGACAAGACAATCGAAATGATCAG AAGCAAACAAGTCAGCTCCAGGAAGAACGTGGAGAAGTTACCCAACCAGACTCTCTCAAGG ACCCAGAAGTCCAAACAGACTCAGGGATTCAAACCAAAACTCCACAAGAGGAGCATCATGAACTGTTAGCTGGACCAGACGATCGAAATATTCAG AAGCCAACAAGTCAACTCCAGGTAGAACATGGAGAAGTTACCCATCCAGACTCTTCCAGGG ACCCAGAAGTCCAAACAGACTCAGGGATTCAAACCAAAACTCCACAAGAGGAGCATCATGAGCTGTTAGCTGGACCAGACAATCGAAATATTCAG AAGCCAACAAGTCAACTCCAGGTAGAACATGGAGAAGTTACCCATCCAGACTCTTCCAGGG ATGTCCAGACAGACCCAAAGATCCAAACTCCACAGGAGGGGCATCATGAGCCGTCTGCTGGACAAGACGATCGAAATATTCAG AAGCCAACAAGTCAGATCCAGGATGAACGTGGAGAAGTTACCAAACAAGACTCTCCCAGGG AGGATGAAACAGTGTTGACTCTGCTTCaggaaatagaaaaacaagaaaacatcaaagaagCAGCTTCTGTACTGAAAG AGCTTGGTATCCAGACTGACTCACAGATCAAGAGTTTGACTCCAGAAGACTTGAATGAGCTGTTTCCTGGATTAGATAAACTGAAGTTTAGAAAGATCATCTTTCAAATAATTCATCATAAG AATTCGACAGATCAGCTCCTGGAAAAACCTGAGGGTGTTGCCCAACGTCAGTTTCTAATGG ATGAGTGTCTTGAAAAGATAACGTACCTAAAGAAGCAGCTCGATGAGGCTTTAACTGAAGCTCAGGTCAATACGGCAGAGAACTTCAGGAAAcgtctggattttaaaaaag accCACATTTCCAGACTGACTTGGTGTTCCAGACCTTGACTCGAGAAGACCTGCAGAAGCTTTTTCCTGGACGAAATAATTTTATGTTGAGAAAGACCATGTTTGAAATACTTCGTAATCTG CCAAATGATCTACTTCTGGGAGAAAGTGGAGATGTTACCCAACAAGACGCCGCTGAAG CAGACGACCATGTCAGGATAAAGAACATGAAGGATCAGCTGGATAGGATGACGGCTGTCCTTGAAAAAG aagaaaaaggaaGTGACCGAAGCAGTTCACAGAGGTCTCTCCTAAATTTGAGTGGTTCGTCAAAGGACCTTTCAG cAGACGACCGTGACAGGATAAAGAACATGAAGGATCAGCTGGATAGGATGACGGCTGTCATTGAAAAAG GTTATTCCCCAGACTCTACTGATCCCACAACAACCCATGAGAAGCACAATGAAA GAGAAAAAGGAAATGACTTCCTCAGTTCATTGAGGTCTCTCTGGTTTGGTTCGTCACAGAAACATTCAG TGAAATGCAAGATGGTGGTCTGTGGTCAAACCTTTGGAGCTCATCGTCAGCTTCTGGACCAAATTCAAACTCCAGACTTAAATCTGATAAAGGGAAAAGATGGGGAAAGCTGCATAACCTTCGTTTTCTGTCCTGTTGTGTCTCGGACTGGAACAGATGCTGAAGCAGCCATGAAGATGGTTCCAG GTGATGTTCCAGTCATTCTGGTCTTGATGCATCACTCCCAAGAGCCCAAACATGTTTCTTCTTCTAAAGTCTTGACTAGTTACTCTAACGTTGTTTTGGAGGTCAATATTTTCTACCATGACAGAAAGAATGGTTTACTGGTatgtgaacaaaacaaaaatgctgtcATTGAGTTAcggaaaacattaaataattacaGAGCACCAAGTCCTGAATCTAACAAAAAAGGATCAAAGTAA